One Dunckerocampus dactyliophorus isolate RoL2022-P2 chromosome 6, RoL_Ddac_1.1, whole genome shotgun sequence genomic window, aaaaaaaaaaaaagaaaaaaaacatttttttttttttaatccactccttttagattttttttttaattttttgttgaGGAGGAGGTTGACAGGTGTGCTTTTGCATAATAAGGGACGTGATGAACGTAAATTTGATACCTTTTGTCTGCCGCAGTCACCtggcatcagcagcagcagtagctcGTCAGAGGGTGACGACGAGGACAGCAGACAGCAGGAAGAACGTTCCACTAGAAAAACCAATAGTCCTCCTCCGTCTTACAACCACCAGCAGGTACCACCAAAgtccatctttgtttttttgttttgcaccaaatacatttttcaatggaTCCTTCAAAAATATCACCAGAAAACGGCGTACATATCTGTTGTTCACCAAAAGGTTGGGCAAGTCCAGCGTGCCTGCGAGTGCCACGTGTGCAACCAGGACCCCACCCCCTCCGCCTTGGGGCCGGCCGGGTGCCTGCCCGCCAGCCGACTCCACTTGGCAGCGCCCCCCGCCGTCGGGCACCAGTTCTTTGCTGACAACAAGACGGCCCCCGCCCACCCGGCGCTACACCTCTATCCACACATCCATGGCCACCTGCCGCTTCACAACTTCTCCCGGCCCCTGCTGCATCCCACGCTTTACCCCCCTAGTCCTCCCCTCACGCACAGCAAGGTGAGGATGTTTGCCTGTACGTGGGGTTCGTTGTGGTTTTCAGCATGTATCTGCATAAGTATGAGTATGCCACAAGTGGGCCAGTGTGTCTGCagactaaaatgtatttttatgtattcacATTCGACTGACACAGTTTGGTCTCTAAATCTTCTTCCTTTCTCTAAGCCCTTGCCTCCGAACCCCACAACAAACCACTCTGCAGCCAAGCAGCCGGCCTTCAGCCCCACGCTCCCCGAGCACGTCTACCAGAACTGCTTCAATGGCGGCGGCAGCAACTGGAACAGCTCGTTGCAGTGCCTCTCGCTCAAGTTTGAGAATCTGTGGGATGCCGCCGTGATGAAGAGCTGGAATCCATCCATGCTGCTGCCTGAGTCGCTGCCAGGTGAGCCATCCAGGATTGGCCCTTTTTAAATGACCTGAAGGTGGCCGTATTGTCGCCATCATCTGTCTTCTCAGcaagtgcggccccggggccattttttaaaaaatataagaataaaccacggttttgtggttgaatatggcctatttcaCGCATTGTTGGCCtagattaagcattttcaagcatgaaaaatgGCGAAATTAAGTATCTAAATAcaaattataaggcattcagaagactgaTTCAAAGACGtgacgatatgtagtattccaaactggccactaggtgtcagttacATTGATGCGACAATAGCCACTgctggaagtactgtacagaacaggaagtttttaaaaaaacaaaacaaagaactcTACCAATGTTAACATGGGAGTCTATATTACGTCTTTATGTCTATGTCCTGTTTTCTCtaatgtctactatagtgggtaataggagtgtaaaggtgactgatgttatttgtgaaaaaatcatgtactaactaactaactaactaactaactaactaactaacttcAAATGTGCACCCCCTCCACAGGTGACACGCTCGGGCCACCCCTCGCCGACGTCCCGCTACCCCCGACACCCGCCGGCCCACCAGTGGAACACCCCTCACTACCTGGCCCCGTGCCCCCTTCCTCGTCCTCATcgctctcctcctcgtcctcgtgCTCCTCCTCGGATGCCAAGGAGCAGAAGAAGAGCAGCGCCAAGAAGAAGTGTCTCTACAATTTCCAAGATGCCTTCATGGAAACCAACCGGGTGGCTATGGCGACCTCAGCCTCCATGTCGTCCGTGTCCTGCACTGCCACCACTGTCCAGTCAAGTAATAACCTCCCCATCCACCTTGCATCTAAAAGCCCCAATTCTTTAGGTAATCTATGAGGCACCGGAAGCGCTTAGGTTGTGTAATGATGTTTTTGTATGCAACAATAACAGGAATCTTCAGGCcaccaagtttttttttttgtggtcaaATTTAGCCTGACAGTGGTTGCCTAACATTTGAGGGCTTGTGTCGGTTGGTTGTTGCTAGGCGACCGTCTGTCAGCTATGCGTGTTAAAGCCCAGTAACCCTTCACACACACTGATATTAACATGTTATTTCCCTCGTGTGACAGTTTTGTTGGTGTACAGTACAAAATCTTGGAGGGCACGTCACGTTTTGGCGTTTCAGTACCACTTGGAAAGTAGTAGTCAACCCTCTGATGACTCATATCTTAGTAGCAATGTGTCTTTCACATTTCCACTTGTTCAAGTATCATTTTGTTGAATTGTATTAAGTGCTGTATCTTTGTATCGCTCAGATGACGTGTTTCACAGCTTGGGTAAAGAGGACCACAGGCAAGCCTCTCCGGTCATCCCCCAACACCCCGCCACACCGCTGAGCTCCCTGCCGCCGCTCTCCGGCCCGTCACTGCCTACAGCGCCTGGCCAGCACATCCCCGCCATGGGACCACAGTCTTTTCCCAAAATAGCCGCCCCAGCCCCGGACTTGGGCGAGACCCACCAGGGTCTGTGCCTCCCCCCGGCCGAGCCCGCCATCTCCTCCTCGACAGACGGTCCACTCAGTGCCCCGCCGAGTGTCTGCAGGTTGGCCCACCTGACACTCCACTTGTGTAGGAGTTTGTGTGATCGtttttatgaaaatgtcattgttCTTTTTTCCTTCCACCTTTAGTGATCCTGACTGTGAAGGCCACCGCTGCGAGGGCAGCAGGGTGTACGAGCATCCGCCTTACGACGGAGAGGAGAGCCAGGATGAGGACAGCTGTTCGGAGCACAGCTCCTCCACATCTACGTCAACCAACCAGAAGGAAGGAAAATACTGTGACTGCTGCTACTGCGAGTTCTTCGGCCATGGTGGGGTAAGCGAGAACACGTTCAGAACTTCCATCTTCTACGCACTTTTCCTACTCTGTATCCATTTTGAGCCTTTTAATACGATGGTATGCATCTGCATTTCTGAGGAAACTCGCTCACTTGGTCTCCACTCCCAAGTTTGTCTATTCACCTACTGTACATGATGTAAACGTCTatcattcacactgacattaatgtgtctgtccattcacatacatacataatgtCATtgcctgtccattcacacacaaatGTCTACATGCATAACATCTGTCTGTCCAGTTGCATACACAATGTAAATGTTTGTCCATCCGTGCACACTTGTACTCGTTTTAGAACTGCTGTTGATGGATTTGCAATGTTGGTTATTCGCAGCCTCCGGCGGCTCCGACGAGTCGAAACTATGCAGAGATGCGGGAAAAGCTGCGCCTGCGCCTCACGAAACGCAAGGAGGAGCAACCAAAGCGGGAGGAGCAGCAGCCCGTGCTGGAGCGGGACGGCGGGGTAGAGGACCACCGGCGAGTGGAGGACCTTCTGCAGTTCATCAACAGCGCCGACAGCAAACCGGCATCCAGTTCCAAAGCGGCCAAGCGAGCGAGGCATAAACAAAAGAAGGTGACTGTCACCTTCCACCTTTTGGATTGATAAGCTGGCGCTGCACAATGTTAAACTTGTGTGTCTGCGTGTTTTAAGATGGAGGAGAAGGCGCGTCTGGAGGCCGAAGCTCGTGACCGGGAGGAACAACTGCTGCAGGAGGAGCAGCAGAGGCGGCGGcggcaggaagaagaagaggcagCGCTTCAGCAGGAACTGCTCAGGCTGCAGGAgctgcagcagcaacaacattgCGCaaccaagaagaaaaagaaagacaaagccAAGGAGAACACCGCACCCCCTCAGAACAATCCACAGCCCCTCAAACAAACAGCCCAGAATGTCCTCGACCATCTTCAGAACGTAAAGTCGCAGCTGCTCCAAAACCTCATCTGCCTGCCGGATCAGAGGGACGGCAGGTTGGAGCACAGCCCCAAACGCAGCAGCGAGAGAAGCTTCTCTGCTCAGGACAACAATGCCGCCAACCTCCACCACCACAACGCTGATATCAACAACAAAGTCAAGGCCAAGCAGATGGCGAAGGCGATCACGTGCGAGCTCCCACTTAAAAAGGACCCGGAATTACCCAAGAGCTCAGAGACGGCAGCAAAACTCGCCAACGGCACCGCAGAGACCAAAGCAACATGCGCCAGGTCCGTCGAGACGCccgctcttcctcttcctcctcctcctccccctcctcctcctcctgcaacCACCGTCACGGAAGCACGCAGGGAGGAAAGGAATAACAACAGAAGTGCCAGCGGGAAGAGGCACATGAAGGAAGATCGGAGAAGTCCGCCTGTGTCCAACCCCTCCCCGTCACCTCCCCCTCCTCAGACGACCTCCCATTCCGAACAGACGGAGCAGAACACGAAACCTCCCAGCGCAGAGTCCCCACAACCCAAAGGCAAAgcgaagaagaacaagaagaagaagggggACAAGATGAACACCTCCATAGGTTggtatacattttgtacattaaacatTAGAGATTGGCTTTTTTACCGATATCTGATATTGTCTAGCACCTcattactgataccgatatcaactgaCACCAACATCTGCAGCAGCTcttcctcaaactaatgtcgtgtaatgaacatgaacatgaatccatccaaaaaaaaagaaaatggagatcaataaagtatcggTGATTTGTTAAAAGTAAGCCACATACTGCAAAATGCAATCCAGGTTATTAGGGGTGAACATGTGACGAgctttctcgtttggagaaaagctgtctcgtgagaacagggccgccaggagccaatcagactgaactatTGTATGGCTACTATGAATAACGCAGGAAGTGGCGTTGtacaaggcattattggaagcacacattaagtgcttagTGCGCACCGTGCAACCTAGCTCAGTGTTCCCAGTGTCAGCGTCAGTGACTGACgtgtgcttgtttttttccatggaAGTTGAACAGCTGTCGCCATGTTTATTGTCAAAGCAGAATCTGTCGTAGTTCTACATTTCATCAGAGTTGCCTAAGATtagtcagatcaacccacgtagaCTTCCGGACTTGTCTGTACCCTGAATCACCTAGCGGTTCTATTGACGCTCGTTCTATTTGGCCGGGCAGTGATTTTTAAAGCTCCAGCGATCACTGGTttcgcttcataacacacctcatgcaTAGAGATTGACAATTTAGAGAGATATATTTAGCCAGATGAAaagtgtgcattaaaagtgaaaggaagtgtttcttgcttgAAGTATCCGCCGCGCGGCTCCTCCCATTGTACATAAATACCACCGTGCAATGCCGGTCTAAAACCCCTCTGTAATGCAGCTCCACAGACCCAAGAAGACAGAGTTTGGACACATTACTCCGTCGCCTGGCAAAGACTCGCCTTCCTAGCGAAACCAAGAACACGTGTGGGCGCCCCAAGTGTGGCCCAGGCACCAACAGTGGCacatggctcattgcagaagtAGCATAAACGAAAACCCAGCAATAAGtggaaaaatacatcaaaagggcataatgtaactagaacaAGCTAAAATattgataataaaaatattgttttgtgaagcagttaaataaaaatgtacttttcttaaaacgtATGTTCATTTCTCGCCTTGTGGATCGTCTCGttttgtgagttgggtgtctcgtgacacccctacaagtTGTAGAAAGTGTCAAAACGCTGCACGTGAGTCAGCGATTCATCATGAGGTGTCGTGTTTTGATCGATTGGACTTCAATTTTGCTTTTCCTTGGCTTTCTGTTTCACGTTCGGCGCAACGTGCAGCTGCTCTGCGGTCACTGGAAGGCGCCTTCAGTCGTACCTGTTTCTCATTAGTAGTCAGCGCTACTGTTGAGGTGGAGCTGCATTAGACATAAAGAGCAAAACACAACGcggacatacactcctgatagaAATGTTAAGACCACTTgataaattgcaagaatttacattttgcactgttgaattgTACCGAGCTTCTCAGTAGAGCtctgaaatgcaaaaagaagaaatggaagtaagacataaacaaactgagtaagcaatttatttccagtaagcattcaagtgaaataggctgttcatcagctcatcaaaaatGTAAGACCAtggctaaaaaaataaaaccagctGTGGGCAGAGATTGGCCccggggctgcactttgggcaccctgtcataaagCAATCCCTGTGTAGatgcaaatatgccccctagtggccagGATTTGCACACGGCGGACATGAGAGCAGTCTGATTGGAGGTGAAGTGCTTGAGGCAATGCCATGACATCATTGTTTATCTGTACACCATCGCACCGACCgaccttgctggaaaaagtccCAGCATGTTGCAACCGATGGATGGACACCACAGAATACAACGGCGGTGTTACACatgttgtgtttatgttctcTTCCTGTTGATGAGCCGAGCGGGGAGAGCTGCAGCAATGATGCTCTCTGGACTTTCCAAACTGTCACATCGCTTTCCTCGACTTCCTCCCGCGGCTCCTGGCTGCTATTTGGTGCCCAATGAAGGAATGGCATGTATTGAATTGTgtg contains:
- the fam193a gene encoding protein FAM193A isoform X2 — translated: MSPTDAKRGAKRRKNKRGGGSSCSAVCNSSNGVGKAGLPSALGCAGAPTPAGFLAPASGGSGNVGSMNGEVKANNSVTPQFTEGPVNADFSGVLQTPFTFGLNQRAPYTAGNRCLLCRCERSKDALRPSEAGSPDQCGASEGGQTPSALQLPLWVCSDCRRTVEKEDRHPALEQSLGSQDFLLHMPVGNGSLGKDAGDRLTTATPTPPMLPAPDLATPMPADTACGCEACHERREISAESERESQQLQNHWSEVRYLVRCIYRQAGTPLADDHDQPLERDKEGMKELVDRLCEKDPYQLYQRLEQQAREYVLEMKVRLLKHLSAGSKMPGPATAPIAQGPPQAHQFISLLLEEYRALCQAARTISGFLLTLENEHLQKFHVTWELHNKHLFENLVFSEPILHSGLPALVAQLKHGTTSHDSYSEDMYRTLLESYQHLQQEMVSVATEWQECEKRIDDYVDEQLLFKVEGQSFTNQRTEPHKSLVGKNTLKTKQRMLKEDWEFFKQRRYIEEQLPNNKKLPCGDNFTDTMRMLSSRLSIPDCPNCNYRRRCTCDDCSLSHILTCGIMDSPISEDLHIKLPLQGEPSQDYLAEVHPPSLSSGSSASGSNSSSPITIQQHSRLILPAGESNTFVSDDDEVPPMSTNFGDIYPVSGYEGNCVPAVNGHHGDMNGDGVNVTQKAVSPGISSSSSSSEGDDEDSRQQEERSTRKTNSPPPSYNHQQVGQVQRACECHVCNQDPTPSALGPAGCLPASRLHLAAPPAVGHQFFADNKTAPAHPALHLYPHIHGHLPLHNFSRPLLHPTLYPPSPPLTHSKPLPPNPTTNHSAAKQPAFSPTLPEHVYQNCFNGGGSNWNSSLQCLSLKFENLWDAAVMKSWNPSMLLPESLPGDTLGPPLADVPLPPTPAGPPVEHPSLPGPVPPSSSSSLSSSSSCSSSDAKEQKKSSAKKKCLYNFQDAFMETNRVAMATSASMSSVSCTATTVQSNDVFHSLGKEDHRQASPVIPQHPATPLSSLPPLSGPSLPTAPGQHIPAMGPQSFPKIAAPAPDLGETHQGLCLPPAEPAISSSTDGPLSAPPSVCSDPDCEGHRCEGSRVYEHPPYDGEESQDEDSCSEHSSSTSTSTNQKEGKYCDCCYCEFFGHGGPPAAPTSRNYAEMREKLRLRLTKRKEEQPKREEQQPVLERDGGVEDHRRVEDLLQFINSADSKPASSSKAAKRARHKQKKMEEKARLEAEARDREEQLLQEEQQRRRRQEEEEAALQQELLRLQELQQQQHCATKKKKKDKAKENTAPPQNNPQPLKQTAQNVLDHLQNVKSQLLQNLICLPDQRDGRLEHSPKRSSERSFSAQDNNAANLHHHNADINNKVKAKQMAKAITCELPLKKDPELPKSSETAAKLANGTAETKATCARSVETPALPLPPPPPPPPPPATTVTEARREERNNNRSASGKRHMKEDRRSPPVSNPSPSPPPPQTTSHSEQTEQNTKPPSAESPQPKGKAKKNKKKKGDKMNTSIDDVFLPKDIDLDSTEMDETEREVEYFKRFCLDSARQTRQRLSINWTNFSLKKATFAAH
- the fam193a gene encoding protein FAM193A isoform X3 is translated as MSPTDAKRGAKRRKNKRGGGSSCSAVCNSSNGVGKAGLPSALGCAGAPTPAGFLAPASGGSGNVGSMNGEVKANNSVTPQFTEGPVNADFSGVLQTPFTFGLNQRAPYTAGNRCLLCRCERSKDALRPSEAGSPDQCGASEGGQTPSALQLPLWVCSDCRRTVEKEDRHPALEQSLGSQDFLLHMPVGNGSLGKDAGDRLTTATPTPPMLPAPDLATPMPADTACGCEACHERREISAESERESQQLQNHWSEVRYLVRCIYRQAGTPLADDHDQPLERDKEGMKELVDRLCEKDPYQLYQRLEQQAREYVLEMKVRLLKHLSAGSKMPGPATAPIAQGPPQAHQFISLLLEEYRALCQAARTISGFLLTLENEHLQKFHVTWELHNKHLFENLVFSEPILHSGLPALVAQLKHGTTSHDSYSEDMYRTLLESYQHLQQEMVSVATEWQECEKRIDDYVDEQTLKTKQRMLKEDWEFFKQRRYIEEQLPNNKKLPCGDNFTDTMRMLSSRLSIPDCPNCNYRRRCTCDDCSLSHILTCGIMDSPISEDLHIKLPLQGEPSQDYLAEVHPPSLSSGSSASGSNSSSPITIQQHSRLILPAGESNTFVSDDDEVPPMSTNFGDIYPVSGYEGNCVPAVNGHHGDMNGDGVNVTQKAVSPGISSSSSSSEGDDEDSRQQEERSTRKTNSPPPSYNHQQVGQVQRACECHVCNQDPTPSALGPAGCLPASRLHLAAPPAVGHQFFADNKTAPAHPALHLYPHIHGHLPLHNFSRPLLHPTLYPPSPPLTHSKPLPPNPTTNHSAAKQPAFSPTLPEHVYQNCFNGGGSNWNSSLQCLSLKFENLWDAAVMKSWNPSMLLPESLPGDTLGPPLADVPLPPTPAGPPVEHPSLPGPVPPSSSSSLSSSSSCSSSDAKEQKKSSAKKKCLYNFQDAFMETNRVAMATSASMSSVSCTATTVQSSNNLPIHLASKSPNSLDDVFHSLGKEDHRQASPVIPQHPATPLSSLPPLSGPSLPTAPGQHIPAMGPQSFPKIAAPAPDLGETHQGLCLPPAEPAISSSTDGPLSAPPSVCSDPDCEGHRCEGSRVYEHPPYDGEESQDEDSCSEHSSSTSTSTNQKEGKYCDCCYCEFFGHGGPPAAPTSRNYAEMREKLRLRLTKRKEEQPKREEQQPVLERDGGVEDHRRVEDLLQFINSADSKPASSSKAAKRARHKQKKMEEKARLEAEARDREEQLLQEEQQRRRRQEEEEAALQQELLRLQELQQQQHCATKKKKKDKAKENTAPPQNNPQPLKQTAQNVLDHLQNVKSQLLQNLICLPDQRDGRLEHSPKRSSERSFSAQDNNAANLHHHNADINNKVKAKQMAKAITCELPLKKDPELPKSSETAAKLANGTAETKATCARSVETPALPLPPPPPPPPPPATTVTEARREERNNNRSASGKRHMKEDRRSPPVSNPSPSPPPPQTTSHSEQTEQNTKPPSAESPQPKGKAKKNKKKKGDKMNTSIDDVFLPKDIDLDSTEMDETEREVEYFKRFCLDSARQTRQRLSINWTNFSLKKATFAAH
- the fam193a gene encoding protein FAM193A isoform X1 — translated: MSPTDAKRGAKRRKNKRGGGSSCSAVCNSSNGVGKAGLPSALGCAGAPTPAGFLAPASGGSGNVGSMNGEVKANNSVTPQFTEGPVNADFSGVLQTPFTFGLNQRAPYTAGNRCLLCRCERSKDALRPSEAGSPDQCGASEGGQTPSALQLPLWVCSDCRRTVEKEDRHPALEQSLGSQDFLLHMPVGNGSLGKDAGDRLTTATPTPPMLPAPDLATPMPADTACGCEACHERREISAESERESQQLQNHWSEVRYLVRCIYRQAGTPLADDHDQPLERDKEGMKELVDRLCEKDPYQLYQRLEQQAREYVLEMKVRLLKHLSAGSKMPGPATAPIAQGPPQAHQFISLLLEEYRALCQAARTISGFLLTLENEHLQKFHVTWELHNKHLFENLVFSEPILHSGLPALVAQLKHGTTSHDSYSEDMYRTLLESYQHLQQEMVSVATEWQECEKRIDDYVDEQLLFKVEGQSFTNQRTEPHKSLVGKNTLKTKQRMLKEDWEFFKQRRYIEEQLPNNKKLPCGDNFTDTMRMLSSRLSIPDCPNCNYRRRCTCDDCSLSHILTCGIMDSPISEDLHIKLPLQGEPSQDYLAEVHPPSLSSGSSASGSNSSSPITIQQHSRLILPAGESNTFVSDDDEVPPMSTNFGDIYPVSGYEGNCVPAVNGHHGDMNGDGVNVTQKAVSPGISSSSSSSEGDDEDSRQQEERSTRKTNSPPPSYNHQQVGQVQRACECHVCNQDPTPSALGPAGCLPASRLHLAAPPAVGHQFFADNKTAPAHPALHLYPHIHGHLPLHNFSRPLLHPTLYPPSPPLTHSKPLPPNPTTNHSAAKQPAFSPTLPEHVYQNCFNGGGSNWNSSLQCLSLKFENLWDAAVMKSWNPSMLLPESLPGDTLGPPLADVPLPPTPAGPPVEHPSLPGPVPPSSSSSLSSSSSCSSSDAKEQKKSSAKKKCLYNFQDAFMETNRVAMATSASMSSVSCTATTVQSSNNLPIHLASKSPNSLDDVFHSLGKEDHRQASPVIPQHPATPLSSLPPLSGPSLPTAPGQHIPAMGPQSFPKIAAPAPDLGETHQGLCLPPAEPAISSSTDGPLSAPPSVCSDPDCEGHRCEGSRVYEHPPYDGEESQDEDSCSEHSSSTSTSTNQKEGKYCDCCYCEFFGHGGPPAAPTSRNYAEMREKLRLRLTKRKEEQPKREEQQPVLERDGGVEDHRRVEDLLQFINSADSKPASSSKAAKRARHKQKKMEEKARLEAEARDREEQLLQEEQQRRRRQEEEEAALQQELLRLQELQQQQHCATKKKKKDKAKENTAPPQNNPQPLKQTAQNVLDHLQNVKSQLLQNLICLPDQRDGRLEHSPKRSSERSFSAQDNNAANLHHHNADINNKVKAKQMAKAITCELPLKKDPELPKSSETAAKLANGTAETKATCARSVETPALPLPPPPPPPPPPATTVTEARREERNNNRSASGKRHMKEDRRSPPVSNPSPSPPPPQTTSHSEQTEQNTKPPSAESPQPKGKAKKNKKKKGDKMNTSIDDVFLPKDIDLDSTEMDETEREVEYFKRFCLDSARQTRQRLSINWTNFSLKKATFAAH
- the fam193a gene encoding protein FAM193A isoform X4, which encodes MRDAARRPMIALNERQRSTDESQDFLLHMPVGNGSLGKDAGDRLTTATPTPPMLPAPDLATPMPADTACGCEACHERREISAESERESQQLQNHWSEVRYLVRCIYRQAGTPLADDHDQPLERDKEGMKELVDRLCEKDPYQLYQRLEQQAREYVLEMKVRLLKHLSAGSKMPGPATAPIAQGPPQAHQFISLLLEEYRALCQAARTISGFLLTLENEHLQKFHVTWELHNKHLFENLVFSEPILHSGLPALVAQLKHGTTSHDSYSEDMYRTLLESYQHLQQEMVSVATEWQECEKRIDDYVDEQLLFKVEGQSFTNQRTEPHKSLVGKNTLKTKQRMLKEDWEFFKQRRYIEEQLPNNKKLPCGDNFTDTMRMLSSRLSIPDCPNCNYRRRCTCDDCSLSHILTCGIMDSPISEDLHIKLPLQGEPSQDYLAEVHPPSLSSGSSASGSNSSSPITIQQHSRLILPAGESNTFVSDDDEVPPMSTNFGDIYPVSGYEGNCVPAVNGHHGDMNGDGVNVTQKAVSPGISSSSSSSEGDDEDSRQQEERSTRKTNSPPPSYNHQQVGQVQRACECHVCNQDPTPSALGPAGCLPASRLHLAAPPAVGHQFFADNKTAPAHPALHLYPHIHGHLPLHNFSRPLLHPTLYPPSPPLTHSKPLPPNPTTNHSAAKQPAFSPTLPEHVYQNCFNGGGSNWNSSLQCLSLKFENLWDAAVMKSWNPSMLLPESLPGDTLGPPLADVPLPPTPAGPPVEHPSLPGPVPPSSSSSLSSSSSCSSSDAKEQKKSSAKKKCLYNFQDAFMETNRVAMATSASMSSVSCTATTVQSSNNLPIHLASKSPNSLDDVFHSLGKEDHRQASPVIPQHPATPLSSLPPLSGPSLPTAPGQHIPAMGPQSFPKIAAPAPDLGETHQGLCLPPAEPAISSSTDGPLSAPPSVCSDPDCEGHRCEGSRVYEHPPYDGEESQDEDSCSEHSSSTSTSTNQKEGKYCDCCYCEFFGHGGPPAAPTSRNYAEMREKLRLRLTKRKEEQPKREEQQPVLERDGGVEDHRRVEDLLQFINSADSKPASSSKAAKRARHKQKKMEEKARLEAEARDREEQLLQEEQQRRRRQEEEEAALQQELLRLQELQQQQHCATKKKKKDKAKENTAPPQNNPQPLKQTAQNVLDHLQNVKSQLLQNLICLPDQRDGRLEHSPKRSSERSFSAQDNNAANLHHHNADINNKVKAKQMAKAITCELPLKKDPELPKSSETAAKLANGTAETKATCARSVETPALPLPPPPPPPPPPATTVTEARREERNNNRSASGKRHMKEDRRSPPVSNPSPSPPPPQTTSHSEQTEQNTKPPSAESPQPKGKAKKNKKKKGDKMNTSIDDVFLPKDIDLDSTEMDETEREVEYFKRFCLDSARQTRQRLSINWTNFSLKKATFAAH